In Burkholderiales bacterium, the following are encoded in one genomic region:
- the iolD gene encoding 3D-(3,5/4)-trihydroxycyclohexane-1,2-dione acylhydrolase (decyclizing): MGASVRLTAAQALVRWLAALRVEGGERVFGGVWAIFGHGNVAGLGEALYAHRASIPTFRAHNEQAMAHAAIAYAKAHMRRRMMACTTSIGPGATNMVTAAALAHVNRLPVLLLPGDVFASRAPDPVLQQVEDFHDGTVSANDCFRPVSRYFDRIAHPEQLLTALPRALHVLTDPALCGPVTLALPQDVQTMAFDWPVAFFAPPPVRFAAPVPAEEDIAAAAALLREARRPLIVAGGGVLYSGASGALERFAGAHGVPVAETQGGKGALAWDHPLQLGAIGVTGSPAANALAQDTDLVLAAGTRLQDFTTGSHSLFARARLVTLNVNGYDAHKGRGTMVRADARRALEALSAALPGWSSEAAWRQRATDEAARWRAELLRLTGPRDGALPCDGEVLGAVQRSAKDSPRDDIVVCAAGTLPGELHKLWRTSTPGGYHVEYGYSCMGYEIAGGLGVKMAKPDREVVVVVGDGSYLMMNSEIATSLMLGLKLTIVVLDNRGFGCINRLQQACGGAPFNNLLADCRHGPDGPPAIDFAAHARSLGADAVHVRTLEELEAALVKARASKRTSVVCIDTDPSRTIDAGGWWWEVAVPEVSDRAQVREARAAYEAAKKGQAR, from the coding sequence ATGGGCGCGAGCGTCCGCCTCACCGCCGCGCAGGCGCTGGTGCGCTGGCTCGCGGCGCTGCGCGTCGAAGGGGGCGAACGGGTCTTCGGCGGCGTGTGGGCGATCTTCGGGCACGGCAACGTCGCCGGACTGGGCGAGGCGCTCTACGCGCACCGCGCGTCGATCCCGACCTTTCGCGCGCACAACGAGCAGGCGATGGCGCACGCCGCGATCGCCTACGCGAAGGCGCACATGCGCCGCCGGATGATGGCCTGCACGACGTCGATCGGCCCGGGCGCGACCAACATGGTGACCGCGGCCGCGCTCGCGCATGTCAATCGCCTGCCGGTGCTCTTGCTCCCCGGCGACGTGTTCGCCTCGCGTGCGCCCGACCCGGTGCTCCAGCAGGTCGAGGACTTCCACGACGGCACCGTCTCGGCGAACGACTGTTTCCGGCCGGTGTCGCGCTACTTCGACCGCATCGCGCATCCCGAGCAGTTGCTGACCGCGCTGCCGCGCGCGCTGCACGTGCTGACCGACCCCGCGCTGTGCGGTCCGGTCACGCTCGCGCTGCCGCAGGACGTGCAGACGATGGCCTTCGACTGGCCGGTGGCGTTCTTCGCGCCGCCGCCGGTGCGCTTCGCGGCGCCCGTGCCCGCCGAGGAGGACATCGCGGCGGCCGCGGCGCTGCTGCGGGAAGCCCGCAGGCCGCTCATCGTCGCGGGCGGCGGCGTGCTCTACTCGGGTGCGAGCGGCGCGCTCGAGCGCTTTGCAGGGGCGCACGGCGTACCGGTCGCCGAAACGCAGGGCGGCAAGGGCGCGCTCGCGTGGGACCATCCGCTGCAACTGGGCGCGATCGGCGTCACCGGCTCGCCCGCCGCGAACGCGCTCGCGCAGGACACCGACCTCGTGCTCGCGGCCGGCACGCGGCTGCAGGACTTCACTACCGGCTCGCATTCGCTGTTCGCGCGCGCGAGGCTCGTGACGCTGAACGTCAACGGCTACGACGCGCACAAGGGTCGCGGCACGATGGTGCGCGCCGACGCGCGCCGCGCGCTGGAGGCGTTGTCCGCGGCGCTGCCGGGCTGGTCGTCCGAGGCAGCGTGGCGGCAGAGGGCGACCGACGAAGCCGCACGCTGGCGGGCGGAACTCCTGCGCCTCACCGGCCCGCGCGACGGCGCGCTGCCCTGCGACGGCGAGGTGCTGGGCGCGGTGCAGCGCTCGGCGAAGGACTCGCCGCGCGACGACATCGTGGTGTGCGCGGCGGGAACGCTCCCCGGCGAACTCCACAAGCTCTGGCGCACCTCGACGCCCGGCGGATACCACGTCGAGTACGGCTACTCGTGCATGGGCTACGAGATCGCCGGAGGTCTCGGCGTCAAGATGGCGAAGCCGGACCGCGAGGTCGTCGTCGTCGTGGGCGACGGCAGCTACCTGATGATGAACTCGGAGATCGCGACCTCGCTGATGCTCGGCCTGAAGCTCACGATCGTCGTGCTCGACAACCGCGGCTTCGGCTGCATCAACCGGCTGCAGCAGGCCTGCGGCGGTGCGCCGTTCAACAACCTCCTCGCCGATTGCCGGCACGGGCCGGACGGACCGCCGGCGATCGACTTCGCCGCGCATGCGCGCTCGCTCGGCGCGGACGCCGTTCACGTTCGCACCCTCGAAGAGCTGGAGGCCGCGCTGGTGAAGGCGCGCGCGTCGAAGCGCACGAGCGTCGTGTGCATCGACACCGACCCCTCCCGCACGATCGACGCGGGCGGCTGGTGGTGGGAGGTCGCGGTGCCGGAAGTCTCGGACCGTGCGCAGGTACGCGAGGCGCGCGCCGCCTACGAGGCGGCGAAGAAGGGACAGGCGCGATGA
- the iolE gene encoding myo-inosose-2 dehydratase has product MTRGLDVRIGINPISWSNDDLPSLGGEISLETALSEGKAIGYEGFELGNKFPREPAALASVLGRHGLACVSGWYSGRLARGRTVAQEIEAVGPHLDLLAKNGATVMVYGEVADSIQGAAAPLYQRPRFVRPDQWSAYGERLDAFGRHLLRHGVRLAYHHHMGAYVETPDDVDRLMSVTGEDVGLLFDTGHMTFAGGDAVAMIEKHVARVCHVHCKDVRPYVIRLARNRNWSFLEAVINGAFTVPGDGAIDFRGVLSVLHGHGYRGWLVVEAEQDPAVAPSYAYAEKGYRTLRGIVDALAKKEAA; this is encoded by the coding sequence ATGACACGGGGACTCGACGTGCGGATCGGGATCAATCCGATCTCGTGGAGCAACGACGACCTGCCCTCGCTCGGCGGCGAGATCTCGCTCGAGACGGCACTCTCCGAGGGAAAGGCGATCGGCTACGAGGGCTTCGAACTCGGCAACAAGTTCCCGCGCGAGCCGGCGGCGCTCGCCTCGGTGCTCGGAAGGCACGGCCTCGCGTGCGTGTCCGGCTGGTACTCCGGGCGGCTCGCGCGCGGGCGCACCGTCGCGCAGGAGATCGAGGCGGTCGGCCCGCACCTCGACCTGCTCGCGAAGAACGGCGCGACGGTGATGGTCTACGGCGAGGTCGCCGACAGTATCCAGGGCGCAGCCGCGCCGCTCTACCAGCGCCCGCGCTTCGTGCGGCCGGACCAGTGGAGCGCGTACGGCGAGCGGCTCGACGCGTTCGGCCGCCATCTGCTGCGGCACGGCGTGCGGCTCGCCTACCACCACCACATGGGCGCCTACGTCGAGACGCCCGACGACGTCGACCGGCTGATGTCGGTCACCGGCGAGGACGTGGGTCTCCTGTTCGACACCGGCCACATGACCTTCGCGGGCGGCGACGCGGTGGCGATGATCGAGAAGCACGTCGCGCGCGTCTGCCACGTGCACTGCAAGGACGTGCGGCCCTACGTGATCCGGCTCGCGCGCAATCGCAACTGGAGCTTCCTCGAAGCGGTCATCAACGGCGCGTTCACCGTGCCCGGCGACGGCGCGATCGACTTTCGCGGTGTCCTGTCGGTCCTGCACGGCCACGGGTACCGGGGCTGGCTCGTCGTCGAGGCGGAGCAGGATCCCGCCGTGGCGCCGTCGTACGCGTATGCGGAGAAGGGCTATCGGACGCTGCGCGGCATCGTCGATGCGTTGGCGAAGAAGGAGGCGGCGTGA
- the iolB gene encoding 5-deoxy-glucuronate isomerase produces the protein MSSLLVKASKSGPTIVDVTPASAGWRYVGFHAYRLDAGERADLAMRGRELCIVVLSGKVDVRAPGGEWRDLGGRASVFDDQAPWALYLPDGAGVSIVARTAAEIGVANAPGGGTLAARVIDPSTMKRSVRGAGTNTRYVTDILPETAPAEHLLVVEVRTPSGHSSSYPPHKHDRDLPPHETELEETYYHRLDPPQGFAFQRVYTDDRSIDQSLAVEDHDVVMVPRGYHPVVVPHGYRSYYLNVMAGPTREWHFHNDPAHEWMLKR, from the coding sequence ATGAGCTCACTGCTGGTGAAAGCGAGCAAGAGCGGCCCGACGATCGTCGACGTGACGCCCGCCTCCGCCGGCTGGCGCTACGTCGGCTTCCACGCGTACCGGCTCGACGCCGGCGAACGGGCGGACCTCGCGATGCGCGGGCGCGAACTGTGCATCGTCGTGCTGTCCGGCAAGGTCGACGTGCGCGCGCCGGGTGGCGAATGGCGCGACCTGGGCGGACGCGCGAGCGTGTTCGACGACCAGGCGCCGTGGGCACTCTACCTGCCCGACGGCGCCGGCGTGTCGATCGTCGCGCGCACCGCGGCGGAGATCGGCGTCGCGAACGCTCCGGGCGGCGGCACGCTCGCCGCGCGCGTGATCGACCCCTCGACGATGAAGCGCTCGGTGCGCGGCGCGGGCACGAACACCCGCTACGTCACCGACATCCTGCCCGAGACCGCGCCCGCCGAACACCTGCTGGTGGTCGAGGTGCGCACGCCTTCCGGCCATTCATCGTCGTACCCGCCGCACAAGCACGACCGCGACCTGCCGCCGCACGAGACCGAGCTCGAGGAGACCTACTACCACCGGCTCGACCCGCCGCAGGGCTTCGCGTTCCAGCGCGTCTACACCGACGACCGCTCGATCGACCAGTCGCTCGCGGTCGAGGACCACGACGTCGTGATGGTGCCGCGCGGCTACCACCCGGTCGTGGTGCCGCACGGCTACCGGTCGTACTACCTGAACGTGATGGCCGGCCCGACGCGCGAATGGCACTTCCACAACGACCCGGCGCACGAATGGATGCTGAAGCGCTAG
- a CDS encoding MurR/RpiR family transcriptional regulator encodes MDAEALVRARPVRRADRSEAPASQVDRLLARIAAEYDGLPRQLKSVARYVERHRARVMVDRIGDIARACEVQPSAVVRFAQRFGFPGYSALQAVFRDDYTQQTAPASTYQQRIRKLVSARPRTLTPGAVAREFVAASVGGLEELARDFDEAALSSAVALLARAQHIYVVGVRRSYAVAAYMTYALQHIDKRVQLIDGVGGMVHEQIRSIGRDDVIVAISFTPYGKETLACVRHATKRGAKAVVMTDSRLAPLARGADALLVVREGSAFAFRSLTSALCLAQALFVALACRLELDVEETAHRGDYDD; translated from the coding sequence ATGGATGCTGAAGCGCTAGTCCGCGCGAGGCCCGTGCGCCGCGCGGATCGAAGCGAGGCCCCCGCCTCGCAGGTCGACCGGCTGCTCGCGCGCATCGCCGCCGAGTACGACGGCCTGCCGCGGCAGTTGAAGAGCGTCGCGCGCTACGTCGAGCGGCATCGCGCGCGGGTGATGGTCGACCGCATCGGCGACATCGCGCGCGCGTGCGAGGTGCAGCCCTCGGCCGTCGTGCGCTTCGCGCAGCGTTTCGGTTTCCCCGGATACTCGGCGCTGCAGGCGGTTTTCCGCGACGACTACACGCAGCAGACCGCGCCCGCGTCGACCTACCAGCAGCGCATCCGCAAACTGGTTTCGGCGCGGCCGCGCACGTTGACCCCGGGCGCGGTCGCCCGCGAGTTCGTCGCGGCGAGCGTCGGCGGACTCGAGGAACTGGCCCGCGACTTCGACGAGGCCGCGCTCTCGTCCGCGGTCGCGCTCCTCGCGCGCGCGCAGCACATCTACGTCGTCGGCGTGCGCCGCTCCTACGCGGTCGCCGCCTACATGACCTACGCGTTGCAGCACATCGACAAGCGCGTGCAGCTCATCGACGGCGTCGGCGGGATGGTGCACGAGCAGATCCGCTCGATCGGACGCGACGACGTGATCGTCGCGATCAGCTTCACGCCCTACGGCAAGGAGACGCTCGCCTGCGTGCGCCACGCGACGAAGCGCGGCGCGAAGGCCGTCGTGATGACCGACAGCCGGCTCGCGCCGCTCGCGCGCGGCGCCGATGCGCTGCTCGTGGTGCGTGAAGGCAGCGCGTTCGCCTTCCGGTCGCTGACGAGCGCCCTGTGCCTCGCGCAGGCGCTGTTCGTCGCGCTCGCCTGCCGGCTCGAACTCGACGTCGAGGAAACAGCTCACCGCGGAGACTATGATGACTGA
- the iolG gene encoding inositol 2-dehydrogenase — MMTDVAIFGAGRIGKIHAGNLVRQPGVRLRCVVDPDAAAARVLAAQHGAEVGTVEDVFGDAAIRAVVIASSTDTHADLIERAAHAKKAIFCEKPVDLAYERAQRCARTVKDANVPCLIGFQRRYDPTFSALHARIVAGEIGEPEMLVVTSRDPGLPPVEYLKRSGGIFKDMLIHDFDVFRWILDDDAATVYATGSCLVDPAVAGVGDVDCTAVTIRTKRGRLAQINTIRRAAYGYDQRFEVIGAKGMLQAGNHRPTEVVASSGQAVSADLPEHFFLERYKTAYALEMAHFFDAIASGKPVRTSIDDGVKALALAEAATLSWREKRIVEM; from the coding sequence ATGATGACTGATGTGGCGATCTTCGGCGCCGGCAGGATCGGCAAGATCCACGCCGGCAACCTCGTGCGCCAGCCCGGCGTGCGGTTGCGCTGCGTCGTCGATCCCGACGCGGCCGCCGCGAGGGTGCTCGCCGCGCAGCACGGCGCGGAGGTCGGCACGGTCGAGGACGTGTTCGGCGATGCCGCGATCCGCGCGGTGGTGATCGCGTCGTCGACCGACACGCACGCCGACCTGATCGAGCGCGCCGCGCACGCGAAGAAGGCGATCTTCTGCGAGAAGCCGGTCGACCTCGCCTACGAACGCGCGCAACGCTGCGCACGCACGGTGAAGGACGCGAACGTTCCCTGCCTCATCGGCTTCCAGCGGCGCTACGACCCGACGTTCTCGGCGCTGCACGCGCGCATCGTCGCGGGCGAGATCGGAGAGCCCGAGATGCTCGTCGTGACGAGCCGCGACCCGGGACTCCCGCCGGTCGAGTACCTGAAGCGCTCGGGCGGGATCTTCAAGGACATGCTGATCCACGACTTCGACGTCTTCCGCTGGATCCTCGATGACGACGCGGCGACCGTCTACGCGACCGGGAGCTGCCTCGTCGATCCCGCGGTCGCAGGCGTCGGCGACGTCGACTGCACGGCGGTCACGATCCGCACGAAGCGGGGCCGCCTCGCGCAGATCAACACGATCCGCCGCGCCGCGTACGGCTACGACCAGCGCTTCGAGGTGATCGGCGCCAAGGGGATGCTTCAGGCGGGCAACCACCGGCCGACCGAGGTGGTCGCGTCGAGCGGACAGGCGGTGAGCGCGGACCTGCCCGAGCACTTCTTCCTCGAGCGCTACAAGACCGCCTACGCGCTCGAGATGGCGCATTTCTTCGACGCGATCGCGTCGGGCAAGCCGGTGCGGACCTCGATCGACGACGGCGTCAAGGCGCTCGCGCTGGCCGAGGCCGCGACGCTGTCGTGGCGCGAGAAGCGCATCGTCGAGATGTAG
- a CDS encoding Gfo/Idh/MocA family oxidoreductase, protein MGEADTRVGIVGLGRLGKRHAENLAHRVPGAALVAACSPDADERAWAAQALGVKHVYGEYSQLLAHPGLDTVFLVTPNAIHPEQIIAGLRAGKHVFCEKPLSMVEDECLAVEAEARKHPALKTMIGYVRRFDASYQDAQAKIASGAIGRPFIVRSQTTDRNDPSGFFVRFAPKSGGIFIDMSVHDIDCARWLLGSPKPKRVFSVGTIAVHRGLADCGDVDNGIAVVEFEGGAMATIYASRTMAHGHESATEVIGTEGRLVIGRDGLLNRVEIADRHGIRVETTPTFWERFEDAFLRETLHFVDCVRHDKAPGLSLHDATEATRIAVALRTSLDERRAVDL, encoded by the coding sequence ATGGGCGAAGCGGACACGAGGGTGGGAATCGTCGGATTGGGCCGGCTGGGCAAACGCCACGCCGAGAATCTGGCGCATCGCGTGCCGGGCGCGGCGCTCGTCGCGGCGTGCAGCCCCGACGCGGACGAGCGCGCCTGGGCCGCGCAGGCGCTCGGCGTGAAGCACGTCTACGGCGAGTATTCGCAACTGCTCGCGCACCCGGGCCTCGACACCGTGTTCCTGGTCACGCCCAACGCGATCCACCCGGAGCAGATCATCGCCGGCCTGCGCGCCGGCAAGCACGTGTTCTGCGAGAAGCCGCTGTCGATGGTGGAGGACGAGTGCCTCGCGGTCGAGGCCGAGGCGAGGAAGCATCCCGCGCTCAAGACGATGATCGGCTACGTGCGCCGCTTCGACGCGAGCTACCAGGACGCGCAGGCGAAGATCGCCTCGGGCGCGATCGGGCGCCCGTTCATCGTCCGCTCGCAGACCACCGACAGGAACGACCCGTCCGGGTTCTTCGTGCGCTTCGCGCCGAAGTCGGGCGGCATCTTCATCGACATGAGCGTGCACGACATCGACTGCGCGCGCTGGCTCCTGGGCTCGCCGAAGCCGAAGCGCGTGTTCTCGGTCGGGACGATCGCCGTGCACCGGGGGCTCGCCGACTGCGGCGACGTCGACAACGGCATCGCGGTCGTCGAGTTCGAAGGCGGCGCGATGGCGACGATCTACGCGTCGCGCACGATGGCGCACGGGCACGAGTCCGCGACCGAGGTGATCGGCACGGAAGGGCGGCTCGTCATCGGCCGCGACGGACTCCTGAACCGGGTCGAGATCGCGGACCGCCACGGCATCCGCGTCGAGACCACCCCGACGTTCTGGGAGCGGTTCGAGGACGCATTCCTGCGCGAGACGCTGCACTTCGTCGACTGCGTCCGGCACGACAAGGCGCCGGGGCTCTCGCTCCACGACGCGACCGAGGCGACGCGCATCGCGGTCGCGCTGCGGACCTCGCTCGACGAGCGCCGGGCGGTGGATTTGTGA
- a CDS encoding ABC transporter substrate-binding protein produces MRVSKWLRGLIPAMLFAAPLSAWAQGELVVYCTVQEEWCRPMVAAFEKATGIKVLMTRKSAGEFYAQIKAEAANPRGDVWWGGTGDPHLQAAEEGLTEPYKSPRMPELQDWAIRQYDAAKGRTIGIYAGALGYSYNTDLLKKKGIAEPKCWADLVKPQFKDEIQVANPNSSGTSYTMLATFVQLWGEDKAFDFLKALHKNVNQYTKSGGAPARAAATGESLVGITFQHDAVVQKVKGAPVTIVSPCEGTGYEIGSMSIIKGAKNMENARKWYDWALSAEAQNIGPDAKVSFQVPSNKGASAPPGSPKLSEIKLINYDFVKFGSSAERNRLLKRWDTEVSTLPK; encoded by the coding sequence ATGCGTGTCTCGAAATGGCTGCGGGGCCTGATTCCCGCGATGCTGTTCGCCGCCCCGCTGTCGGCCTGGGCGCAGGGCGAACTGGTGGTCTACTGCACGGTGCAGGAGGAGTGGTGCCGGCCGATGGTCGCGGCGTTCGAGAAGGCCACCGGCATCAAGGTGCTGATGACGCGCAAGAGCGCGGGCGAGTTCTATGCACAAATCAAGGCGGAGGCCGCCAACCCGCGCGGCGACGTGTGGTGGGGCGGGACCGGTGATCCGCACCTGCAGGCCGCCGAGGAAGGGCTGACCGAGCCGTACAAGTCGCCGCGGATGCCGGAGCTGCAGGACTGGGCGATCCGCCAGTACGACGCCGCGAAGGGCCGCACGATCGGCATCTACGCCGGCGCGCTCGGCTACAGCTACAACACCGACCTCCTGAAGAAGAAGGGCATCGCCGAGCCGAAGTGCTGGGCCGACCTCGTGAAGCCGCAGTTCAAGGACGAGATCCAGGTCGCGAACCCGAATTCGTCGGGCACCTCGTACACGATGCTGGCGACGTTCGTGCAACTGTGGGGCGAGGACAAGGCGTTCGACTTCCTGAAGGCGCTGCACAAGAACGTCAACCAGTACACGAAGTCGGGCGGCGCGCCCGCGCGCGCGGCGGCCACCGGCGAGAGCCTCGTCGGCATCACGTTTCAGCACGACGCCGTCGTCCAGAAGGTCAAGGGCGCGCCGGTGACGATCGTGTCGCCGTGCGAGGGCACCGGCTACGAGATCGGCAGCATGAGCATCATCAAGGGCGCGAAGAACATGGAGAACGCGAGGAAGTGGTACGACTGGGCGCTCTCCGCCGAAGCGCAGAACATCGGGCCGGACGCCAAGGTGTCGTTCCAGGTGCCGTCGAACAAAGGCGCCTCCGCGCCGCCCGGATCGCCGAAGCTCTCCGAGATCAAGCTCATCAACTACGACTTCGTGAAGTTCGGTTCGTCCGCCGAGCGCAACCGCCTGCTGAAGCGCTGGGACACCGAAGTCTCGACGCTGCCCAAGTAA
- a CDS encoding iron ABC transporter permease produces MSTAVAASPVFVPAARDRATAWIAAAALAALAVVPWGLEGGASALVLAARGALAQVVLVALTLVALGCAWRGADRATAVASGLAVAWAFAAGFAGGAKGTSFGIGAAIALIALVAVFARAIARRGAFKGDPTVATIVVVIAALLAIFIFFPVGRVLSAALFDEKGAFAPALAAERLFASDIWEIQCLTGGVHCGVAINSAILATVVGFLSTFVGLVLALVVQRGGARYGAVTKVMSILPIVTPPFVLALALVVLFGRTGIVTTLLNTWFDIPRSRWIYGLPGVTLAQLLTFSPIAFLLLHGALAAISPALEEAAQTLRASRWRIFRTVTLPLLRPALANAFLLGFVESLADFGNPIVLAGNYEVLSTKIFFAVAGAQHDPGRAAALAVVLLGLTLVAFWLQQRWIGKLSYVTVTGKGDSGLHAQLPGWLRRGCIVAAIAWFAFTLVCYAIILAGGLVRDIGRGDMTLTLHHLSQGFAIDPSSSATMFVGSAWDSLFTTLEVAAVSAPLTAIVGLLSAYVITRHRFAGRRAFEFLTMVSFAIPGTVIGVSYIVAFNVAPLELTGGMAILVLCFVFRNMPVGVRAGIAALAQIDRTLDEASSTLRASTARTLTKVVLPLLKPAILATLVFSFTHAMTAVSAVIFLATAKYNLATVYIINRVEAGEYPLAIAYSSVLIVIMLTILLVVQALVGEARLGRRASPMLGGGG; encoded by the coding sequence GTGTCGACGGCCGTCGCCGCGTCGCCGGTCTTCGTGCCGGCGGCGCGCGACCGGGCGACGGCCTGGATCGCCGCGGCCGCCCTGGCCGCGCTCGCGGTCGTTCCCTGGGGTCTCGAGGGCGGCGCATCCGCGCTGGTCCTCGCCGCGCGAGGCGCGCTCGCGCAGGTCGTCCTCGTCGCGCTGACGCTCGTCGCGCTCGGCTGCGCGTGGCGCGGGGCCGACCGTGCGACGGCGGTCGCGTCCGGCCTCGCGGTGGCGTGGGCGTTCGCGGCGGGATTCGCCGGCGGCGCGAAGGGAACGTCGTTCGGCATCGGCGCCGCGATCGCGCTGATCGCGCTCGTCGCGGTCTTCGCGCGCGCGATCGCGCGGCGCGGCGCGTTCAAGGGCGACCCGACGGTCGCGACGATCGTGGTCGTCATCGCGGCGCTGCTCGCGATCTTCATCTTCTTCCCGGTCGGCAGGGTGCTCTCGGCAGCGCTGTTCGACGAGAAGGGCGCGTTCGCGCCCGCGCTCGCGGCCGAGCGCCTGTTCGCCTCCGACATCTGGGAGATCCAGTGCCTGACCGGAGGCGTGCACTGCGGCGTCGCGATCAATTCAGCGATCCTCGCCACCGTGGTCGGATTCCTGTCGACCTTCGTGGGCCTCGTACTCGCGCTCGTCGTGCAGCGGGGAGGCGCCCGCTACGGCGCGGTGACCAAGGTGATGTCGATCCTGCCGATCGTCACGCCGCCGTTCGTCCTCGCGCTCGCGTTGGTCGTGCTGTTCGGCCGCACCGGCATCGTGACGACGCTGCTCAACACCTGGTTCGACATCCCGCGCTCGCGCTGGATCTACGGCCTGCCGGGCGTGACGCTGGCGCAACTCCTCACCTTCTCGCCGATCGCGTTCCTGCTCCTGCACGGCGCGCTGGCCGCGATCAGCCCGGCGCTGGAGGAGGCCGCGCAGACGCTGCGCGCGTCGCGCTGGCGGATCTTCCGGACCGTGACGCTGCCGCTCCTGCGTCCGGCGCTGGCGAACGCGTTCCTGCTGGGCTTCGTCGAGAGTCTCGCCGATTTCGGCAACCCGATCGTGCTCGCCGGCAACTACGAGGTGCTGTCGACCAAGATCTTCTTCGCGGTCGCCGGGGCGCAGCACGACCCCGGACGCGCGGCGGCGCTCGCGGTCGTGCTGCTCGGACTCACGCTGGTCGCGTTCTGGCTGCAGCAGCGCTGGATCGGCAAGCTCTCGTACGTCACCGTGACCGGCAAGGGCGACAGCGGGCTCCACGCGCAGCTTCCCGGGTGGCTGCGCCGCGGCTGCATCGTGGCGGCCATCGCGTGGTTCGCGTTCACGCTCGTCTGCTACGCGATCATTCTCGCCGGCGGACTGGTCCGCGACATCGGCCGCGGCGACATGACGCTGACGCTGCACCACCTGTCGCAGGGCTTCGCGATCGATCCGTCGTCGTCCGCGACGATGTTCGTCGGCTCCGCCTGGGACAGCCTGTTCACGACGCTCGAGGTGGCGGCGGTCTCCGCGCCGCTGACCGCCATCGTGGGGCTGCTCTCCGCCTACGTGATCACGCGGCACCGATTCGCCGGGCGCCGGGCGTTCGAGTTCCTGACGATGGTGAGCTTCGCGATCCCCGGCACGGTGATCGGCGTCTCCTACATCGTCGCGTTCAACGTCGCGCCGCTCGAACTCACCGGCGGCATGGCGATCCTCGTGCTGTGCTTCGTGTTCCGCAACATGCCGGTCGGTGTGCGCGCCGGCATCGCGGCGCTCGCGCAGATCGACCGGACGCTCGACGAGGCGTCCTCGACGCTGCGCGCCTCGACCGCGCGCACGCTCACCAAGGTCGTGCTGCCGCTCCTCAAGCCCGCGATCCTCGCGACGCTGGTGTTCAGCTTCACCCACGCGATGACCGCGGTCTCCGCGGTGATCTTCCTCGCGACCGCCAAGTACAATCTCGCGACCGTCTACATCATCAACCGCGTCGAGGCCGGCGAGTATCCGCTCGCCATCGCGTATTCGTCGGTGCTGATCGTCATCATGCTCACCATCCTGCTCGTCGTGCAGGCGCTGGTCGGCGAGGCTCGGCTCGGCCGGCGCGCGAGCCCGATGCTCGGCGGCGGCGGCTGA
- a CDS encoding ABC transporter ATP-binding protein, with protein MAVAQDGVVFDRVSKRYGTVTAVDDVSFAVAKGELVTLLGPSGCGKTTTLRMVAGLEPVSGGRVLIEGTDVTLRAANERDVSMVFQSYALFPHMTVLENVCYGPQSMGKDKAAAREIAHAKLAMLGLAGMEARLPSELSGGQQQRVAVARSLVLEPKVLLFDEPLSNLDAKLRRRVRQEIRELQQQLALTVLYVTHDQEEALAVSDHIIVMDRGKIAQQGTPRELYEAPASRFLADFIGDANLVDGEFAGGAFSAGGVSAPVRAPGFAPGPATLAVRPHRLRIVDAGRGPIPGTCKRAAYLGSRNEYVVATAWGELLAFDDDTNELRARDSQVALDFDPGAVILLAR; from the coding sequence ATGGCTGTTGCGCAGGACGGTGTCGTGTTCGACCGCGTGAGCAAGCGCTACGGCACGGTCACCGCGGTCGACGACGTGTCGTTCGCCGTGGCGAAGGGAGAACTCGTCACGCTGCTCGGGCCGTCGGGCTGCGGCAAGACGACGACGCTGCGCATGGTCGCAGGGCTCGAGCCGGTGTCGGGCGGCCGGGTGCTGATCGAGGGCACCGACGTGACGCTGCGCGCGGCCAACGAGCGCGACGTCAGCATGGTGTTCCAGTCCTACGCGCTCTTCCCGCACATGACGGTGCTGGAGAACGTGTGCTACGGGCCGCAGTCGATGGGGAAGGACAAGGCGGCCGCGCGCGAGATCGCCCACGCCAAGCTCGCGATGCTGGGGCTCGCCGGCATGGAGGCGCGGCTGCCGTCGGAGCTCTCCGGCGGCCAGCAGCAGCGCGTTGCGGTGGCGCGCTCGCTGGTGCTCGAGCCCAAGGTGCTGCTGTTCGACGAACCGCTGTCGAACCTCGACGCGAAGCTTCGCCGCCGCGTGCGCCAGGAGATCCGGGAGCTGCAGCAGCAGCTCGCGCTCACCGTGCTCTACGTGACGCACGACCAGGAGGAAGCGCTCGCGGTGTCCGACCACATCATCGTGATGGACCGCGGGAAGATCGCGCAGCAGGGCACGCCGCGCGAACTCTACGAGGCGCCGGCGAGCCGCTTCCTCGCCGACTTCATCGGCGACGCCAACCTGGTCGACGGCGAGTTCGCGGGTGGCGCGTTCAGCGCGGGCGGTGTTTCGGCTCCGGTGCGCGCGCCCGGCTTCGCTCCCGGCCCGGCGACGCTGGCGGTGCGCCCGCATCGCCTGCGCATCGTCGACGCGGGCCGCGGTCCGATCCCCGGAACCTGCAAGCGCGCCGCCTACCTCGGCAGCCGCAACGAGTACGTCGTCGCGACCGCGTGGGGCGAACTCCTCGCGTTCGACGACGACACCAACGAGCTCCGCGCGCGCGATTCGCAGGTCGCGCTCGACTTCGACCCGGGCGCGGTGATCCTGCTCGCGCGGTAG